One window from the genome of Pantoea cypripedii encodes:
- the hemB gene encoding porphobilinogen synthase, with translation MSDFSLIQRPRRLRKSAAMREMFQETSLSLSDLALPIFVEEGVDDYKPITAMPGVMRIPEKRLAYEIERIAKAGIRSVMTFGISHHTDATGSDAWNENGLVARMSRICKDTVPEMIVMSDTCFCEYTSHGHCGVLCDHGVDNDATLINLGKQAVVAAQAGADFIAPSAAMDGQVKAIRQALDAAGFTDTAIMSYSTKFASSYYGPFREAAGTALKGDRKTYQMNPMNRREAIRESLIDEAEGADSLMVKPAGAYLDILRDIRERTTLPLAAYQVSGEYAMIKFAAQAGAIDERNVVLESLGAIKRAGADLIFSYFALDLAEQKML, from the coding sequence ATGTCTGATTTTTCTCTTATCCAGCGTCCAAGAAGGCTGCGTAAAAGCGCCGCGATGCGTGAAATGTTCCAGGAAACCAGCCTGAGCCTCAGCGATCTGGCATTGCCAATTTTCGTTGAAGAAGGGGTGGACGACTACAAACCAATCACCGCCATGCCGGGCGTTATGCGTATCCCGGAAAAGCGTCTGGCGTATGAAATTGAACGTATCGCCAAAGCGGGTATCCGTTCGGTGATGACCTTCGGTATTTCGCACCACACCGATGCCACCGGCAGCGATGCCTGGAATGAAAACGGTCTGGTGGCGCGTATGTCGCGTATCTGCAAAGACACCGTGCCGGAAATGATCGTCATGTCCGATACCTGTTTCTGTGAATACACCAGCCACGGCCATTGTGGCGTGCTGTGCGATCACGGTGTCGATAATGACGCAACCCTGATCAATCTCGGTAAGCAGGCCGTGGTTGCCGCTCAGGCCGGGGCTGATTTTATCGCACCTTCCGCCGCAATGGATGGCCAGGTAAAAGCGATTCGTCAGGCGCTCGATGCGGCCGGATTCACCGATACCGCGATTATGTCTTACTCCACCAAGTTCGCGTCCTCATACTACGGCCCGTTCCGTGAAGCCGCAGGCACCGCGCTGAAGGGTGACCGTAAAACCTATCAGATGAACCCGATGAATCGCCGTGAAGCCATTCGCGAGTCGCTGATCGACGAAGCGGAAGGTGCCGATTCCCTGATGGTGAAACCGGCAGGTGCCTACCTCGATATCCTGCGTGATATCCGCGAGCGCACTACGCTGCCATTGGCTGCCTACCAGGTCAGCGGTGAATACGCCATGATCAAATTCGCGGCGCAGGCCGGTGCCATTGATGAACGCAATGTGGTGCTGGAAAGCCTCGGTGCGATTAAACGCGCCGGTGCCGATCTGATTTTCAGTTACTTTGCCCTTGATCTCGCCGAGCAAAAAATGCTCTGA
- a CDS encoding GGDEF domain-containing protein — protein MKAPALPADESNRLAQLRALNILHTPAEERFDRLTRLARRLFSVPVALVSLLEEDHQWFKSIAGKSGETAPRNTSFCGHAILQDDVMVVENALEDDRFYDNPLVTGENPVRFYAGCPLRTPAGAKVGTLCIVDHHARSFDDDDYHTLRDLAAMAEAELVAFQTATSDELTQITNRRGFMTLGQLALNECLVKQLPACLTFLDLDRFKEINDTLGHRQGDRALMDFADAMKVSFRHADIFARLGGDEFVVLFNGLQQSDAEGVLARFDRQLQRQTLDLSRLYQLHFSSGIVEFDPQQPLSLEQLLEGSDERMYAAKKGKKQAQ, from the coding sequence ATGAAAGCACCTGCACTGCCCGCAGACGAATCGAATCGTCTGGCTCAGTTACGTGCGCTCAACATTCTGCATACCCCGGCAGAAGAGCGTTTTGACCGTCTGACCCGTCTCGCCCGCCGCCTGTTTAGTGTGCCGGTCGCGCTGGTAAGCCTGCTGGAAGAGGACCACCAATGGTTCAAATCCATTGCAGGTAAATCCGGGGAAACCGCACCACGCAACACCTCCTTTTGCGGTCATGCCATCCTGCAGGATGACGTGATGGTGGTGGAGAACGCGCTGGAAGATGATCGCTTTTACGATAATCCGCTGGTCACCGGTGAAAACCCGGTGCGCTTCTATGCGGGTTGCCCATTACGGACGCCAGCAGGGGCCAAAGTGGGTACCCTGTGTATCGTTGATCATCATGCCCGTTCGTTTGATGACGATGACTACCACACGCTGCGCGATCTGGCGGCGATGGCGGAAGCCGAATTGGTTGCGTTTCAAACCGCCACCTCTGACGAACTGACGCAAATTACCAACCGGCGTGGTTTTATGACGCTGGGACAGCTGGCACTGAACGAGTGCCTGGTAAAACAGCTTCCGGCCTGTCTGACGTTTCTCGACCTCGACCGCTTCAAAGAGATCAACGATACCCTCGGCCACCGCCAGGGCGATCGCGCCCTGATGGATTTTGCCGATGCCATGAAGGTCAGTTTCCGCCATGCGGATATCTTTGCCCGACTGGGAGGCGATGAGTTTGTGGTGCTGTTTAACGGCCTGCAACAGTCGGATGCCGAAGGGGTGCTGGCGCGGTTTGACCGGCAGCTGCAGAGACAGACCCTTGATCTGAGCCGCCTCTATCAACTGCATTTCTCATCCGGTATTGTGGAATTCGACCCCCAGCAGCCGCTGTCGCTGGAGCAATTGCTGGAAGGCAGCGACGAACGCATGTACGCCGCCAAGAAAGGGAAAAAGCAGGCGCAGTAG
- a CDS encoding alpha/beta fold hydrolase produces MALRFPVKSSLAILLASVALMSSASALAANVYGEQLEGFQYPYPLQHFTFSSQQQPLSMGYMDVKPAQHANGQTVVLMHGKNFCGATWEDTIKALSQQGYRVVAPDQIGFCSSSKPANYQYSFQQLAQNTHQLLQQLGIEKAVIVGHSTGGMLATRYALMYPQQTQKLVLVNPIGLEDWKAKGAPWRSVDQWYQRELKLNAAGIKKYEQQTYYVGQWKPEYDKWVDMLAGLNSGPGHNRVAWNSALIYDMIFTQPVYYEFKDLQVPTTLMIGTSDTTAIGSDIAPPAVKAQLGHYNVLGKQVAKLIPGARLIEFPGMGHAPQMEEPQKFNQTLIDDLARG; encoded by the coding sequence ATGGCGTTACGTTTTCCCGTGAAATCTTCACTGGCGATATTACTCGCCTCCGTGGCGCTGATGAGCAGCGCATCGGCTCTGGCAGCGAATGTCTATGGTGAGCAACTGGAAGGCTTCCAGTATCCTTATCCATTACAGCACTTTACCTTCTCCTCCCAGCAGCAGCCGCTCAGCATGGGGTATATGGATGTCAAACCGGCGCAGCATGCCAACGGCCAGACGGTGGTGCTGATGCATGGCAAAAACTTCTGCGGTGCCACCTGGGAAGACACCATTAAGGCGCTGAGTCAGCAGGGATACCGGGTAGTGGCACCGGACCAGATTGGTTTTTGCAGTTCCAGCAAACCGGCTAATTATCAGTACAGCTTCCAGCAGCTGGCGCAGAATACCCATCAATTGCTGCAACAGCTTGGGATAGAGAAAGCGGTGATTGTCGGCCACTCCACCGGTGGCATGCTGGCGACGCGTTATGCGCTGATGTATCCGCAGCAGACGCAAAAGCTGGTGCTGGTGAACCCGATTGGCCTGGAAGACTGGAAAGCGAAAGGTGCGCCGTGGCGCTCGGTGGATCAGTGGTATCAGCGCGAGCTGAAGCTGAACGCCGCAGGTATCAAAAAGTATGAGCAGCAAACCTATTATGTCGGCCAGTGGAAGCCGGAATATGACAAATGGGTGGATATGCTGGCCGGTTTGAATAGCGGGCCCGGTCATAACCGGGTGGCGTGGAACTCGGCGTTAATCTACGACATGATTTTTACCCAGCCGGTGTACTACGAATTTAAAGATCTGCAAGTACCGACCACGTTGATGATTGGCACCTCAGATACCACTGCCATCGGCAGCGATATCGCGCCGCCAGCGGTCAAAGCGCAGCTGGGTCATTACAATGTGTTGGGGAAACAGGTGGCGAAACTGATCCCTGGTGCGCGCCTGATCGAGTTCCCGGGCATGGGGCATGCGCCACAGATGGAGGAGCCGCAGAAGTTTAATCAGACATTGATTGACGATTTGGCGCGCGGTTAA
- a CDS encoding helix-turn-helix domain-containing protein — protein MQERKYNEGVIYSVTNWIEENLDQRLSIDDIAQKSGYSKWYLQKLFARCHNETLARYIRKKKLAACVVELKNSDTTIISLAVKYHFESQQSFTRSFKQMMGCTPLYCRKQQLSGERKNQLASSDDPCALCRQEGLDASECVEEIRPPARHPGKFPARISCAMV, from the coding sequence ATGCAAGAGAGAAAGTACAATGAAGGTGTAATTTACTCAGTCACTAACTGGATTGAAGAAAACTTAGATCAGCGCCTGAGCATTGATGACATTGCGCAAAAGTCTGGGTATTCAAAATGGTATTTGCAGAAACTTTTCGCTCGTTGCCACAATGAAACCCTGGCACGTTACATTCGCAAAAAGAAACTGGCCGCCTGTGTTGTTGAGCTGAAAAATAGTGATACTACGATTATCAGCCTGGCCGTGAAATATCATTTTGAAAGCCAGCAGTCTTTCACACGTTCATTTAAACAAATGATGGGTTGCACACCACTTTATTGCCGTAAACAGCAATTAAGCGGTGAGAGAAAAAATCAACTGGCCTCCAGTGACGATCCCTGCGCACTGTGCCGCCAGGAAGGTCTTGATGCCAGTGAATGTGTCGAGGAGATACGCCCGCCAGCAAGGCATCCCGGCAAGTTCCCCGCCCGCATTAGCTGTGCAATGGTATAA
- a CDS encoding DUF1471 domain-containing protein, protein MMKKLILSALLLGASVPVLAANNISAQEADHFKLESLGNISVSDTGGAISSPMDLHQRLSEMADAKGGKYYVVEAARQHGNNFDAVAQVYK, encoded by the coding sequence ATGATGAAAAAATTAATTCTGTCTGCGTTGCTGTTGGGTGCGAGCGTTCCGGTACTGGCTGCCAATAATATCTCTGCCCAGGAAGCTGACCATTTTAAACTGGAATCGCTGGGGAATATTAGCGTATCCGATACGGGTGGCGCGATTAGCTCTCCGATGGACCTGCACCAGCGCCTGTCAGAGATGGCTGATGCGAAAGGCGGAAAATATTATGTGGTGGAAGCCGCCCGCCAGCACGGCAATAATTTTGACGCTGTAGCCCAGGTTTATAAGTAA
- a CDS encoding nickel/cobalt efflux protein RcnA, giving the protein MTDFAALLSQGTSSAWLFIPSAILLGALHGLEPGHSKTMMAAFIVAIRGTVKQAVMLGLAATLSHTLIVWLIALGGMYVSRKLTADTAEPWFQLISAIIILATALWMIWRTWQSEQQRKQHQQTERPDAQVIDTGHGHIELALHQGHWQLRTLDGTAWQANEVSVATRRGMGFSQIFTFATQDGVLQSTLAVPQPHTFNARLSLGHRGHSHDYDVAWQQGEVQRAPGENDGSFQDAHERAHASDIKKRFASREVTNGQIILFGLTGGLIPCPAAITVLLLCIQVKALSLGAALVLCFSIGLAMTLVGVGAAAALSVQKATQRWQGLDTLARRAPWFSGTLIALVAIYMGYHGLSGILR; this is encoded by the coding sequence ATGACCGATTTTGCTGCACTGCTCAGTCAGGGCACATCCAGTGCCTGGCTGTTTATTCCCAGCGCGATTTTACTCGGCGCGTTACACGGACTGGAGCCGGGCCATTCCAAAACCATGATGGCGGCGTTTATCGTGGCCATTCGCGGTACGGTGAAACAGGCGGTGATGCTGGGGCTGGCTGCCACCTTGTCGCATACGCTGATTGTCTGGCTGATCGCCCTCGGGGGCATGTACGTCAGTCGTAAACTGACCGCCGATACTGCGGAACCCTGGTTCCAGCTGATTTCTGCCATCATCATTCTGGCAACCGCGTTGTGGATGATTTGGCGCACCTGGCAAAGCGAGCAGCAACGTAAGCAGCATCAGCAGACAGAACGCCCGGATGCGCAGGTGATCGATACCGGTCACGGCCACATCGAACTGGCTCTGCATCAGGGACACTGGCAGCTGCGCACCCTGGACGGTACGGCGTGGCAGGCCAATGAAGTGAGTGTCGCTACCCGGCGGGGGATGGGGTTCTCGCAAATATTCACCTTTGCCACTCAGGATGGTGTGCTGCAATCCACGCTGGCGGTGCCGCAGCCCCATACCTTCAATGCGCGTTTGTCGCTCGGCCATCGCGGCCACTCCCATGATTATGACGTTGCGTGGCAGCAGGGGGAGGTGCAGCGTGCGCCGGGCGAGAATGATGGCAGTTTCCAGGATGCGCATGAGCGCGCCCATGCCAGTGACATCAAAAAACGTTTCGCCAGCCGTGAAGTGACCAATGGGCAGATCATTTTGTTTGGCTTAACCGGTGGGTTGATCCCCTGTCCGGCGGCAATCACTGTGCTGCTGCTGTGTATCCAGGTGAAAGCCCTTAGTCTGGGGGCTGCACTGGTACTGTGCTTCAGTATCGGATTGGCCATGACGCTGGTCGGTGTGGGCGCGGCTGCCGCGTTAAGCGTACAGAAGGCTACCCAGCGCTGGCAGGGGCTGGATACGCTGGCACGCCGCGCACCCTGGTTTTCCGGCACGCTGATTGCGCTGGTGGCTATTTATATGGGGTATCACGGGTTAAGTGGCATCCTGCGCTGA
- a CDS encoding metal/formaldehyde-sensitive transcriptional repressor, protein MSHTHKDQKKLLARVRRIKGQAESLEKALIAEEECLKVLQQVAAVRGAINGLMSELLEGHIREHLMNPNASEQERASDMDEIITVIRSYMK, encoded by the coding sequence ATGTCACATACCCATAAAGATCAAAAGAAATTGCTGGCGCGCGTGCGTCGCATCAAAGGCCAGGCTGAATCGCTGGAAAAGGCGCTGATCGCCGAAGAAGAGTGTCTGAAGGTGTTGCAGCAGGTGGCCGCAGTACGTGGCGCGATTAACGGGCTGATGAGTGAATTGCTGGAAGGCCATATCCGTGAACATCTGATGAACCCGAATGCCAGCGAGCAGGAGCGCGCAAGCGATATGGACGAAATTATTACGGTGATTCGCAGCTATATGAAATAA
- a CDS encoding NAD(P)/FAD-dependent oxidoreductase, which translates to MSPKITPVTTSTDFPTATTVVIIGGGIVGLTAALTLAERNIPVVMLEKGRIAGEQSSRNLGWIRKTSRAADDIPLAQAADRLWSGMAERVGSDVGYRQAGIMFIGRNEAQMALHESWMKAVQPLNLDAKLLSHAEIAARVPGGQGRWAGGIYTASDGRAEPTLAASAIAKAAIARGAIIVEQCAVRTLETSDGKVSGVITERGEIRCDQVLLAAGAWSRRFLGNLGIALPTLPLICSVLRTKPLEGPTNIAVGAPDFSFRKHKDGGFIITQRGALDAPLTLDHLLLGTRYLPQLRHARDNLRISLGTYFVKDLALARRWRGDRRTPFERIRTLDPAANPALNQEAMRNLRAAWPVFEQAELAQAWAGVIDVTPDSNPVIGPVAAMPGLTLATGFSGHGFGTSPAAGQLAADLVSGQTPLIDPTPYRFERF; encoded by the coding sequence ATGTCACCGAAAATTACCCCTGTCACCACGTCTACTGACTTTCCCACCGCCACGACGGTGGTGATTATTGGTGGCGGCATTGTCGGGTTGACTGCCGCCCTGACGCTGGCGGAGCGCAACATCCCGGTGGTGATGCTGGAAAAAGGCCGCATCGCGGGAGAGCAATCGTCACGCAATCTGGGCTGGATCCGCAAAACCAGCCGCGCCGCCGATGATATCCCGCTGGCACAGGCTGCCGATCGCCTGTGGTCCGGGATGGCGGAACGCGTCGGCAGCGACGTGGGTTATCGTCAGGCGGGCATTATGTTTATTGGCCGCAACGAGGCGCAGATGGCTCTGCACGAAAGCTGGATGAAGGCGGTGCAGCCGCTGAATCTGGATGCGAAGCTACTCAGCCATGCGGAAATTGCCGCCCGGGTGCCAGGGGGGCAGGGCCGCTGGGCGGGGGGAATTTATACCGCCTCTGATGGCCGGGCCGAACCGACGCTGGCTGCCAGCGCCATTGCCAAAGCGGCGATCGCCAGAGGCGCAATTATCGTGGAGCAATGCGCGGTACGCACGCTGGAGACCAGCGATGGGAAGGTCAGCGGCGTGATTACCGAACGTGGTGAAATTCGCTGCGATCAGGTGCTGCTGGCAGCGGGAGCCTGGTCACGACGTTTTCTCGGCAACCTCGGCATTGCGCTGCCCACCTTGCCGCTGATTTGCTCAGTGCTACGCACAAAGCCGCTGGAAGGACCCACCAATATTGCGGTAGGTGCGCCGGATTTCTCGTTCCGTAAGCATAAAGATGGCGGGTTTATTATTACTCAGCGCGGGGCGCTGGATGCGCCGTTGACGCTCGACCATTTGCTGCTGGGGACACGTTATCTGCCGCAGTTGCGCCATGCCCGTGACAATCTGCGTATCTCGCTCGGCACGTATTTTGTCAAAGATCTGGCGCTGGCCCGACGCTGGCGTGGTGATCGCCGCACGCCGTTCGAACGTATTCGTACTCTCGATCCGGCGGCTAATCCGGCGCTGAATCAGGAGGCGATGCGTAACCTGCGCGCAGCATGGCCGGTGTTTGAGCAAGCGGAGCTGGCGCAGGCGTGGGCCGGGGTGATTGATGTGACGCCGGATTCCAATCCGGTGATCGGCCCGGTGGCGGCGATGCCAGGCCTGACGCTGGCGACAGGCTTTTCCGGCCACGGCTTTGGCACTTCACCCGCTGCCGGGCAACTGGCTGCCGATCTGGTTTCCGGCCAGACACCGTTAATCGATCCGACCCCGTATCGGTTTGAACGATTTTGA
- a CDS encoding RidA family protein: protein MTNIIKVKTGSKFEEMGSYSRIVAVDNWIYVSNTAGRHPVSKEIPADVSEQTLQVFANIEAALAAIDASLRDVVFSRVFIQDPDDVPTVMGIIGDKFRGINPATTVTCPPLGSTVYKVELEVTAYRGAGQATVQEITVAL from the coding sequence ATGACCAACATTATTAAAGTGAAAACCGGTTCGAAATTTGAAGAGATGGGCAGCTATTCGCGCATTGTCGCGGTGGATAACTGGATTTATGTCTCCAACACCGCGGGCCGTCATCCGGTCAGCAAAGAAATTCCGGCGGATGTCAGCGAGCAAACGTTGCAGGTGTTCGCCAATATCGAGGCGGCACTGGCCGCGATTGATGCCTCGCTCAGAGACGTGGTGTTCTCGCGGGTGTTTATTCAGGACCCGGACGATGTGCCGACGGTGATGGGCATCATCGGCGACAAGTTTCGCGGCATCAATCCGGCGACCACGGTCACCTGTCCGCCGCTGGGTTCCACGGTGTATAAGGTGGAGCTGGAAGTCACGGCGTATCGCGGGGCCGGTCAGGCCACGGTGCAGGAAATTACCGTTGCGCTGTAA